The Microbacterium sp. SORGH_AS_0862 genome has a segment encoding these proteins:
- the cydB gene encoding cytochrome d ubiquinol oxidase subunit II: MDLAYLWFFIVGVLFVGYFVLDGFDFGVGMSLPFLGKDDIGRRQIINTIGPVWDLNETWVIVAGACLFAAFPEWYATLFSGFYLPLLLILLALIARGVSFEYRHQRDSLRWKKGFDTMIVIGSALPALLWGVAVANIVQGVPLDAHHEFTGSLLTLLNPYGLLGGLTTLLLFFTHGVYFVALKTDGQVRTDARKLARTSGLLTIVVAAAFLGWTVMNAMGAQAPALPLVIVCAVLAAVLLIASVLANATDREGWAFAFGAGTVAFAVLTLWLALFPNVMPSSTDPAGTLTIENASSTDYTLTIMTWAAVVFLPLVLLYQGWTYWVFRKRVMRSRIEKAAAVVH, from the coding sequence ATGGATCTCGCATACCTCTGGTTCTTCATCGTCGGCGTGCTGTTCGTCGGATACTTCGTGCTCGACGGATTCGACTTCGGCGTCGGGATGTCGCTGCCGTTCCTCGGCAAGGACGACATCGGCCGCCGGCAGATCATCAACACGATCGGCCCCGTCTGGGACCTCAATGAGACGTGGGTCATCGTCGCCGGCGCGTGCCTGTTCGCGGCCTTCCCGGAGTGGTACGCCACGCTGTTCAGCGGGTTCTATCTTCCGCTGCTGCTGATCCTGCTGGCCCTGATCGCCCGCGGCGTCTCCTTCGAGTACCGCCACCAGCGCGACTCGCTGCGGTGGAAGAAGGGCTTCGACACGATGATCGTCATCGGCTCCGCCCTTCCGGCGCTGCTGTGGGGCGTGGCTGTCGCGAACATCGTGCAGGGCGTCCCCCTGGACGCGCACCACGAGTTCACGGGTTCGCTGTTGACGCTCCTGAACCCGTACGGCCTGCTCGGCGGTCTCACGACACTGCTGCTCTTCTTCACGCACGGCGTGTACTTCGTCGCTCTGAAGACCGACGGCCAGGTGCGCACCGACGCCCGCAAGCTCGCGCGCACCTCGGGACTGCTGACCATCGTGGTCGCCGCCGCGTTCCTCGGCTGGACCGTCATGAACGCGATGGGCGCCCAGGCTCCCGCGCTGCCGCTCGTGATCGTCTGCGCCGTTCTCGCAGCCGTGCTGCTGATCGCCTCCGTGCTGGCCAACGCGACCGACCGCGAGGGATGGGCGTTCGCCTTCGGCGCGGGCACCGTGGCGTTCGCCGTGCTGACGCTGTGGCTCGCCCTCTTCCCGAACGTCATGCCGTCCTCGACGGACCCCGCGGGCACGCTGACGATCGAGAACGCCTCGAGCACCGACTACACCCTCACGATCATGACCTGGGCCGCGGTGGTCTTTCTGCCGCTCGTGCTGCTCTACCAGGGCTGGACGTACTGGGTGTTCCGCAAGCGCGTGATGCGCTCCCGGATCGAGAAGGCCGCGGCGGTCGTCCACTGA
- a CDS encoding cytochrome ubiquinol oxidase subunit I, which translates to MDFLDPLALARWQFGLTTLYHYLFVPLTLGMGLIVAIFQTWWVRTGETKWLQLTRLFGKIFLINFAMGVVTGIVQEFQFGMNWSAYSRFVGDVFGAPLAFEGLLAFFFEATFIGLWIFGWDRLSKRVHLATIWCAWIGATISAFFILAANSFMQNPVGYTMSPDGTRAEMTDFLAVITNRVVLATFPHTMFAAIMFAAAVVVAVAAWHLARGQHFEAMRPALRFGMWTVIISFAGTAISGDFLGLQMVATQPMKMAAAEALYNTACGADASFSIFSLGTPDGTSEIWSLRVPYLLSFLSTHTLDGCVEGINNLNAEYTQNWPVFADQLGGDLPFAPTIWITYWSFRWMIGFGGLAAVISVVGLWLTRKKAKRAVPQWAWRVAIWSAPLPMFGSLVGWLFTEMGRQPWIVFGLMLTQDGVSPSVPGWNVLISLIAFTLTYAALAVVEFGLILKAARKGPEPIPEPGDGESADDDAHRMTTVY; encoded by the coding sequence ATGGATTTTCTTGATCCGCTCGCGCTCGCGCGCTGGCAATTCGGTCTGACCACGCTGTACCACTACCTGTTCGTCCCGCTGACGCTGGGCATGGGACTGATCGTCGCGATCTTCCAGACCTGGTGGGTGCGCACCGGCGAGACCAAGTGGCTCCAGCTGACACGGCTGTTCGGCAAGATCTTCCTGATCAACTTCGCCATGGGCGTGGTGACCGGCATCGTGCAGGAGTTCCAGTTCGGCATGAACTGGTCGGCGTACTCGCGCTTCGTCGGCGACGTCTTCGGTGCTCCGCTCGCTTTCGAGGGCCTGCTCGCCTTCTTCTTCGAGGCGACCTTCATCGGGTTGTGGATCTTCGGGTGGGATCGCCTGTCGAAGCGCGTGCACCTGGCGACGATCTGGTGCGCCTGGATCGGCGCCACGATCTCGGCGTTCTTCATCCTCGCCGCCAACTCGTTCATGCAGAACCCCGTCGGCTACACCATGTCGCCCGACGGCACCCGCGCCGAGATGACGGACTTCCTCGCGGTGATCACCAATCGCGTCGTGCTCGCGACCTTCCCGCACACGATGTTCGCGGCCATCATGTTCGCCGCCGCCGTCGTCGTCGCCGTCGCCGCCTGGCATCTCGCCCGCGGGCAGCACTTCGAGGCCATGCGACCCGCGCTGCGCTTCGGGATGTGGACGGTCATCATCTCCTTCGCCGGCACCGCCATCTCGGGCGACTTCCTGGGCCTTCAGATGGTCGCGACCCAGCCGATGAAGATGGCGGCCGCGGAGGCGCTGTACAACACGGCGTGCGGCGCGGACGCCTCTTTCTCGATCTTCTCGCTCGGCACCCCCGACGGAACGAGCGAGATCTGGTCGCTGCGGGTGCCGTACTTGCTGTCGTTCCTGTCCACGCACACGCTCGACGGCTGCGTGGAGGGCATCAACAACCTGAACGCCGAGTACACCCAGAACTGGCCCGTGTTCGCCGACCAGCTGGGCGGCGACCTGCCCTTCGCCCCCACCATCTGGATCACCTACTGGTCCTTCCGCTGGATGATCGGCTTCGGCGGCCTCGCAGCGGTGATCTCCGTGGTCGGCCTGTGGCTGACCCGCAAGAAGGCCAAGCGCGCCGTCCCGCAGTGGGCGTGGCGCGTGGCGATCTGGTCGGCACCGCTGCCCATGTTCGGCAGCCTCGTCGGCTGGCTGTTCACCGAGATGGGGCGTCAGCCCTGGATCGTGTTCGGTCTCATGCTCACCCAGGACGGTGTGTCGCCGAGTGTTCCAGGGTGGAACGTCCTGATCTCGCTGATCGCCTTCACCCTCACCTACGCGGCGCTGGCCGTCGTGGAGTTCGGCCTCATCCTGAAGGCCGCGAGGAAGGGGCCCGAGCCGATCCCCGAGCCCGGGGACGGCGAGAGCGCCGACGACGATGCCCACCGCATGACCACGGTCTACTGA
- the cydD gene encoding thiol reductant ABC exporter subunit CydD, producing the protein MSTDAATRASGSNRPIDPRLLRYSSASRHFLLITAAIVLAQTGVIIGFAWLLTTALVGAIAGEPVETLLPALGGAAALALVRGLLIAASERTSAVGAARASLQLRAALVSAVDRLGPAWLSRRNSAALAVTAGHGLEALDAYFGRYLPQLVATAITMPVLIVTILVSDPLSGLIVVLTMPLIPLFMVLIGLATQTVQRRQYGTLQHLASRFADTVAGLGTLKVFGRQHRAARSIETVTGDYKRETMAVLRVSFLSGFALEFLASISVAIIAVEIGFRLLGGQMPLLVGLFVLLLAPEAYLPLRQVGVQFHAAAEGVAATDEIFQTLDDARALTPAASVASGATAPTAGPLLRLDHLRVPRGDREIGPIDLELSSGEVVLLEGPSGAGKSSILAALLGFADYTGRLEVAGTPATDAAARGILAWAGQRPGLVSGSVAENVALGDERPDEALVARCLADAVADVDGALVLGVAGAGLSGGQAQRVAVARALYRVRRRGTPVLALDEPTSALDAHTEAALWQTVRRAADVEGAAVLLVSHRPTARKVADRVITVSSAAALGSAVDAAGEGGTA; encoded by the coding sequence GTGAGTACGGACGCCGCCACCCGCGCGTCGGGCAGTAACCGCCCGATCGATCCGCGGCTGCTGCGATACAGCTCCGCGTCGCGCCACTTCCTGCTGATCACCGCCGCGATCGTGCTGGCGCAGACCGGCGTGATCATCGGCTTCGCCTGGCTTCTGACGACGGCGCTGGTCGGCGCCATCGCCGGCGAGCCCGTCGAGACGCTCCTGCCGGCCCTCGGGGGCGCAGCGGCACTCGCGCTCGTGCGGGGGCTGCTGATCGCCGCATCCGAGCGCACCTCGGCGGTGGGCGCTGCGCGCGCGTCACTGCAGCTGCGCGCGGCACTGGTGTCCGCCGTCGACCGGCTCGGCCCCGCGTGGCTCTCCCGCCGCAACAGTGCGGCGCTGGCGGTCACGGCAGGCCACGGTCTCGAGGCCCTCGACGCCTACTTCGGCCGCTACCTGCCGCAGCTGGTCGCGACGGCGATCACGATGCCCGTCCTGATCGTCACGATCCTCGTCTCTGATCCGCTCTCGGGCCTCATCGTCGTGCTCACGATGCCACTCATCCCGCTGTTCATGGTGCTGATCGGACTGGCCACACAGACCGTGCAGCGCCGGCAGTACGGGACCCTGCAGCATCTGGCGTCCCGCTTCGCGGACACGGTGGCGGGCCTCGGCACGCTCAAGGTCTTCGGACGCCAGCACCGCGCCGCGCGCAGCATCGAGACCGTCACGGGCGACTACAAGCGCGAGACCATGGCGGTATTGCGCGTCTCCTTCCTGTCCGGCTTCGCCCTCGAGTTCCTGGCGTCCATCTCCGTCGCGATCATCGCGGTCGAAATCGGCTTCCGTCTGCTGGGCGGACAGATGCCGCTGCTGGTGGGCCTGTTCGTGCTCCTGCTCGCGCCGGAGGCGTACCTGCCGCTGCGGCAGGTGGGTGTGCAGTTCCACGCCGCGGCCGAGGGCGTCGCCGCGACCGACGAGATCTTCCAGACTCTGGACGACGCCCGCGCGCTGACGCCGGCAGCATCCGTCGCCTCCGGGGCGACAGCGCCGACGGCCGGCCCCCTGCTTCGCCTGGACCATCTGCGCGTGCCGCGCGGGGATCGTGAGATCGGTCCGATCGATCTGGAGCTGTCGTCCGGAGAGGTCGTGCTGCTCGAAGGCCCCAGTGGCGCGGGCAAGTCGAGTATCCTCGCCGCCCTCCTCGGCTTCGCCGACTACACGGGTCGCCTCGAGGTGGCCGGGACGCCGGCGACGGATGCGGCAGCGCGCGGCATCCTGGCCTGGGCGGGTCAGCGACCCGGCCTCGTGAGCGGCTCCGTGGCCGAGAACGTCGCCCTCGGCGACGAGCGTCCCGACGAGGCTCTCGTGGCACGATGCCTGGCCGACGCCGTCGCGGATGTCGACGGCGCTCTGGTGCTCGGCGTCGCCGGGGCAGGACTGTCGGGCGGCCAGGCGCAACGCGTCGCGGTGGCGCGCGCCCTGTACCGGGTGCGGCGCCGCGGCACGCCCGTGCTCGCACTGGACGAGCCGACGAGCGCCCTCGACGCGCACACCGAGGCCGCTCTGTGGCAGACCGTGCGCCGCGCAGCCGACGTGGAAGGCGCTGCCGTCCTGCTGGTCTCGCACCGGCCGACGGCGCGGAAGGTCGCCGACCGCGTCATCACCGTCTCCTCGGCTGCCGCCCTCGGTTCCGCGGTGGATGCGGCCGGCGAGGGGGGCACAGCATGA